CGCAGCCTGCGAACTGCCTGCCCTGCGCAAAGATTTCATGATTGATGAATACCAGGTATTCGAAGCCCGCGCCTGGGGGGCCGACTGCATTTTGTTGATTGCAGCCGAATTGAGTCTGGCGCAAATGAAAGACCTGGAAGCCACCGCGCATGCGCTCGGCATGGCCGTTCTGGTTGAAGTACACAACGGTGATGAACTGGATCTGGCTCTGGAACTCAAAACGCCACTCGTTGGCGTCAATAATCGCAACCTGCGCACCTTTGAAGTCAGTCTGCAAACCACACTGGATTTGCTGCCGCGCATTGATGGCAACCGGATTGTTGTCACCGAAAGCGGCATTATGGATGCCAGCGACGTGGCATTAATGCGTGAGCACAATGTTCATACCTTCCTGGTCGGAGAAGCATTCATGCGCGCAGATAATCCTGGTAAAGCATTGGCAGGGTTATTTAGTTAAAGAGAGTCAAGCAACCAGCAACCGTTATCTCTTTACGGTTCAAAAACAGCACCGCCCGGGCATTTGTCCCGGGCGTTTTGCATTGAAACGGCCTTCAGGTTTGCCTTTTGTGGCGGATATTGTGGCTAATTGATTATTTATTAAGCGACACATAAGCGCTGTTAGCAGAGAGGGGTCTGATATCCACTCCCCTCATACCATTTTGTAGTTGTTTATTTACAACAACAACGCGTAAAACCAATGTCATTTTTTAGTGGTTATCCCCAATAAAAGGCCATTTCAGGGGCGTTTCTGCCACTTATAGGAATATAAAAACAAGTTATAAGACCCCTGAAACCTATAAATGTCATATTTCTGTCATCATACGGCCCTAGACTGGCGCCGGTTTCAGAAGAAGACGATTCGGTAAATGCCGAACAAACCAGTCAGAACGAAACCACGGTTTACTCGATCTTTCAGTGTGATCCGGCAATGTTAAATCCACGCCTTGTTGAGCGTATTTATCTAGCCAAGGTTTCAGAGTTGCAGATGTAATAAAAGCATCTGCATTGTTTTCCGCAAACGGAGATAGTTCAAATGAAAAAAATCATGGTTGCCGCACTGGCTGCTGCTTTCCTCACCCCGATCGCAATGGCCGATGTGACCATCTACGGTTCTATCCGCGCTGACGTTGAATATGACAGCTTTGGTGACCTGAACGGCAAGTCGCCAGCGGTCAGCAGCCAAACCCGTATTGTTGATTCCTCCTCGCGTATCGGCTTCAAGGGTACCGACAAGTGGGACAACGGCTGGACTGGCATTTGGCAACTTGAATCCGGTATCGGTGCAGCTGCAGCTTCTGCAGACAGCAACGGCACCAAGCCTAAGGGTTTCGGTGGCGGCGCTTGGGGCGGTCGTAACTCCTTCATCGGTTTTGTTGCGCCTGACTTCGGTACATTCCGCGCTGGTAACTTCGACAGCACCTACAAGAACGTGCTGACTTCCTCGAAGCTTTCGCCGCTGTTCGACGATTTCCTGGATTCGACCGACTATAAGGGCAAGAACGCAACGTTCTCCCAGTTGGCTACCCGCCTGAACGACAACCTGGCTTATGAGTCGGCAACCTGGGGTGGTTTCCAGATCCGTGCCAACGTTGGCCTGGATGGTTCCCCACAAGCTAGCGGCAGTGCGCCGATTTATAACATCGCAGCCCTGTACAACATCGGTGGCTTTAACGCATCCCTGGCATATCAATACGCCAAGGATCGCAACTTTGCTCAAGTTAGCGGCATTTCTGTGGCCGACACCACTGGCACAACAAATGCCACGACGGGCGCCACCACTTACAACATCGCTGACGGTGCCAAAGTTGAAGGTTACCAACTGGCTGCTGGCTACACCTTTGACTTCGGTCTGGGTCTGGGCGCAGGTTGGGAACATATCTCCAACGAAGAAGCTTCCTCATATGTTGCAACGGCTGCAACTCATGCCAAGAGCACCAGCTGGAACAACTACGTTGTGACAGGTAACTACTGGTTCAACCCGAAGTTTGAGCTGCAAGGTCTGTACAGCCGCTCGAACAAGGTTTACGGCGTTGACGATCTGACCGGCCAGCAGTACTCCTTGTCCGGCGTGTACTACCTGAGCAAGCAAACCCGTTGGTACACTTCTGCTGTTGGTCTGAAGAACGACGGCAAGACAACAGGTCAGCAGTTCTCGTTCCAGAACAACTCGGTTTCGCTGGTTGCCAAGAATGGCCAAACCTCGTACACCGTGCTGACAGGCCTGCGTTCGGATTTCTAATCTGAACTCAAGGTTTGCCACATTGCAGGAAAAAACCGGGGAAACCCGGTTTTTTCTTTTTCATCCCCTTGCGAGTGTCGTACACCAGCATAGCTGTCAGCCGTGCCGTCCAGCCCTACCCGTGACTTATGCGGCAGGCTTCTTGTCTGCGACGAAATAGCACTGCGCATACGCAATCCTGGCCACTCACTCAGGTTTGAGGCTGACCGAGCCAGTAGCGTAGCAATATGCCTTCCGGCAAGCACCGCACGATTTCGAAGTCAAGCGACTGAGCATTGGCAACAAATGCTGGAACAGTCAGGATACGCAGCTCAAACCACTGCCAACTGCGCGCACCCTCAATAATGGCGGCAAGCAATTGTTTCCAGTCCGGCACTGCACCCTCAGCCTCTGCTCGCCAAAGCATCAGCCCCATACTGCCTGTTAATGTTGCCAATGCAAGCAAGCGACCTTCTGCGCTCCATAGCGCCCATGCATCGGCACTGAGCGCGGGTACAGGAGATATCGGCATGGCAATTGTCATTGGATGCAAGTGTTGTTGCAGACCAGCCAATGCGTTCTGCGGGACATTTGCCACATATTGCTGCCGGGGCTCCGGCTCACCGTCCAACATCAAAACCTGGCAATCAGGTTTAACCAACTCAAACAGCTCCACCACATCCGCATTACGCATGCGCACGCAACCATGCGATGCAGGAATACCCATGGGCTGGTCGTCTGGGGTGCCGTGGATGTAGATATAGCGACGCATGCTGTCCACTTGCCCGAGCCGGTTGAACCCGGGCTGGCAGCCACTGAGCCAGAGAATGCGGCTGAGAATCCAGTCCCGCTCCGGATACTGTTCGGCCAGTTCTGGCGTGTGAACCTCACCGGTGGGGCGTCGTCCACGCAATACCGCGCCGATGGGCAGGCCGGCACCGATTTTTGCCCGGACCACGTGCAAGCCGCGCGGCGTTTGCATACTGCCCTGTTGCTCACCGATACCGGCGGCAGCGGTTGAGGCCTGGTATTGCTTGATGACTTGCTGTTGCTCATCCAGCAAACACAGTGTTTGTGCGGCCAGATCAATGACTATTTTCATGGTTTTTGCACCAACAAAACGGGGGCCATACAGCCCCCGTTTTTACTACTTGCACAATGGATTACCTGCTTAATGCTTGATCAGACCATTGTAGATGGTGCCGCTCAACTCACCGTCAGGCGTATCTTGAGAGATTTCCCAAGCCATCATACCGCCCAGCTTCATCTTTTTCACGTAGTCGATTTTGTCTTTCAGCACTTGTGGGTCGTCATAAACCCACGCTTCGTTGCCGGAAACCTTGACGATGGCTTTGGTCTTGTCGTCACGGAACACGTCGCCCGCCTTGGCTTTGACTTCGGCATAGGTGGCCACGCCTTCATCCGGCGTGCCCTTGGCCTTGGCTTTCACGGCCTGATGAATGCCGTGGTTGTCCATTGAGCCGGTCACCCAGCCGTAGCCATAGAACGGCACGCCTAATACCAGTTTGGCGGGCTGCACGCCTTTTTCGATATAGTCTTTGACTGCCATATCGATGGAGAGGCGATCTTTAGGCCCGGTGAACAGGTTGGATTGATAGCCAGTGGTGCTGTCCCAAGGACCGGCAAAGTCATAGGTCATCAGGTTGATCCAGTTCAGCGATTGCTGAATCTTGTCGCTTTCGATCGAACCATAAACCGACGACGAAGCGCTTGCCGCCACGGTCAACAAGTAACCTGGCTTGAGTGCATCCAGCTGTTTGCGGAATTCGGCCAGTAGCGCGGTGTAGTTCTTTGGGTCTTCATCGCGTACCACATTGCCTTCGTTACCAGCGCTGCCCGGGTATTCCCAGTCAATGTCGATGCCATCAAACACCCCGGCCGCCAAGCCATCTTTACCGGCGATATTGCCTTTGATGAAGGTATCTACGCAGGATTTAACGAATGCTTCACGGTTTTTTGGCAGAGCGGCATCGGAGAAATTCTTGGACCAAGTCCAGCCGCCCAGCGAAATCACCACTTTCAGATTCGGGTGTTTTTGCTTGAGTTGCTTAAGCTGATTCCAGTTACCGAATAGCCCGTTGGTGCCTGCATCAACCTTGCCATCGAGCGTGTGAGCGGCATCGATCACCGTTTTGTAATCAGCATCTGGATCACCCACTACGCATTTGTTATCGACCACATTGGCAAAGGCGTAGTTGATCACAGTTGCCTGACTGGCCGCACCGCTGGTTTCCAGGTTCTTTACGTAATAGCCGGATTTGGTCGGAGCCCAAGCCGGGTAGTAGGCCACGAACTGTGGTGAAGTCGGGGCTGCAACGCCACCAGCTACAACGGCAGCAGCGGCCGGTGCCTTGGCGTCCCCGCCACCGTCACCCTTTTCCACCAGTTTGAAATTGGCAAACAGCGAATCCCCAGCATCGCCATCACCATTGGTCCAATGTTCGAGGGCCAAATGGAAAGGGAACTTGCCTTTGAAGTCCAGGTTGTAGGTATTCCACTGCTTGTTATCTTTGAGCTTGTCCGCGCCGCCGCCCAGCTTGGCCGCACCGGCTAGCCAGTTGTCGCGACCGGGGAAGTCTGCGGTGTAACCCACTACGCCACCGCAGTTGGAGCTACACAGGCCAAGATAATCAAAGCTCAGTGTGTATTTCTTGCCTTCAGCAAACTGCACCTTGGAAAACATGTCGCCACCAAAGACTTTCTTGGTGAACTTCAATGCTTTTTGTCCGGGGCGCAACGGATCGTCAACGATCACCCCATGCATGGGCACTGTGCCGTCGCCGTTTTGACCGACCCACTGCGACAGATCGCCCTTGAAATCGTCCTGAAATACCACCGTATCTGCGTGCGCAAGCGCCGCTGCCACAAAAAATGGCAACAGTAATAGCCTTTTCATTCCGTCATCCTCGTTCGGGTTTTATGCCTGAGTTGCAAAGCAACTGGCGCCCTTGCTGCGCAACTGCCGCGGCCGTTTCGGGCACACCGTGTTCGCAATCTGTTTATGTTCTTACATGGTCACAGCTACGTCTTACGCGCAGCCATGGCCGCCACTCTAACATGGCAAAACGATGGCACGCGCATGCGCCTGGCATAGCGAGCAATTTGAGCAACACCCGTTGATTCAGGTCAGCGGAAGATCGGGATTGGCAGCGCTTTCCCGCTGCTGTTTTTGCAATTTGCGGCGTAGCGCAAAGAACGCCTTGAGCTGGGCGGAGGCCTCATCAGCCAGCAGTCCGCCAACCACTGCGGTGTGGTGATTAAGGCGGCGATCCGAAAAGGGGTTAATGACGCTACCTGCAGCACCCGTCTTGGGGTCGGTGGTGGCGTAGATGATACGAGCCAGTCGCGCATGCATCATCGCGCCTGCGCACATCAGGCAGGGCTCCAGCGTTACGTAGAGCTCGCACCCTGGTAGCCGGTAGTTACCCAGCGTCTGGGCCGCGGCGCGCAGCGCCAGCATTTCGGCATGGGCTGATGGATCATGCGTCGTAATCGGTTGATTACAGCCGCGCCCGATAATGCGACCCTCAAACACCACAACTGCGCCGACCGGCACTTCACCCAGTTCTTGCGCGCGCGCGGCTTCCAGCAAAGCTTCTTGCATGAAGCCGATTTGCGCTTCAGTCCACGATTCGGGCATTGCAGCAATAGGAAACAAAACCGGGTCAGACATGGCCAAGCAATTCTGCAGCGTGACGGCGCGTGGTTTCAGTGATCTCCACACCGCCGAGCATGCGGGCGATTTCTTCGACGCGGCCGACGTTATCCAGCGAGGCGACGTGGCTAACAATGCCTTCCTTGTTCTTGGCTTTGCTGACCAGATAATGCTGACCGCCGCATGCGGCGACTTGCGGCAGATGGGTAATGCACAGCACCTGATGCTTCTGCCCTAGCCCGGCCAGCATGCGGCCTACGATCTCGGCCACGCGCCCGCCGATGCCTACGTCCACCTCATCGAACACCAGCGTCGGCACGCCCGACAAAGCACTGGTGATGACCTGAATCCCCAAGCTGATTCGCGACAACTCACCGCCGGAAACAATCTTGCCCATGGCACGCGCCGGGGCATCGCCATGTGCAATCAGAAAATCCACATCTTCAAGGCCATGCGCACTGGGGACGGTGGCAGTCAGGGCCACTTCAAAGCGGCTATCAGCCAGCGCCAGTGGTTTCATTTCTGCGGTCACTGCCTTGGCAAACGCCGGGGCATGACGTTGACGCAGGGCGGATAGCTTGGCGGCGCTGGCCTCATAACGGGTTTGCGCCGCTTTGGCAGCTTGTTGCAAGCGCGCCAAGCCTTCGCCGCCACCCAGTTCATCCAGCCGGGCTGACCACTCCGCCAACACTACCGGCAAACGATCTGGCGGCTCAATCCGGTATTTGCGGGCCATGCTCCAGATGGCGTCGAGGCGTGACTCGACCTCAGCCAGACGCGAAGGGTCGAGTTCCAGATGATCTGCATAGCGGCGCAATTCGCTCACGGCCTCAGATAATTGGGCATCCACCCCGGCCAGCAACTCCAACGAGGGGTTGAGCAGTTCGTCATAACCTGCCAGTTCTTGCAGGCGGCGTGTAGCCCCACTCAGCCAGCCCTGGCAGTTTTCATCGTCATCGCTCAGGACTAACAACGCTGCTTGCACGCCATCAATGAGACTGGCGGCATGTTGCAGGCGTTTGTGTTCGCCTTGCAGTTCAACCCACTCGTTGTCGCCCAGCGCCAGTTCGGTCAGATCATTGATCTGCCACTGCAAGCGCTCACGTTCGGCTTCAAAGGCAGCCGCATTACGGCTCGCAGCGTCGAATTCTTCTTGTGCACGTTGCCATTGGCGCCAATCAGCAGTGACTTGGCTAGCCAGATCGCTGGCACCGGCAAAGGCATCGAATACATTGCGTTGAGTTTCTGGCCGCAACAGCAACTGGTGCGCGTGTTGGCCATGAATATCCACCAGCATCTCGCCCAGTGTTTTCAGTTGTGCCAGCGTGGCGGCGGTGCCATTGATAAAGGCTTTGCTTTTGCCTTGGGTATCCAGCGTGCGGCGCAAATTGACGATATCGGCATCGTCACCGGTGAGTTCGGCTTCGGCCAGCCAGTCTTTGGCGATTTTCAGATCGCTGATGTCAAATTCTGCGGCCAGCTCGGCCTTGTCGGTGCCGTGGCGCACCATCCCGACTTCGGCGCGGTCACCCAGCAGCAGGCCCAGCGCATCGATCACAATCGATTTGCCCGCGCCGGTTTCGCCGGTAAATACACTTAACCCGCCAGCGAAATCGAGCGCCAGCCGGTCAACAATCACGAAATTTTTCAGATTCAGAGAGAGCAGCATGGGTTTCGCAGGTCAGAGGAGCTTTTCGCCCCAGTGCAATTTGTCGCGCAGCATGTCGTAGTAGTTGTAACCCACCGGATGCAGGATGCGCAGCGTGTTGCGATGGCGGCGGATGATGACACGATCTTTCTCGCGCAATTCGCAATCGGCCTGATTATCAAAATAAACCCGGGCATCGGAATTACGCGTCAGCAGAAATTCAACTTCACTGGTGTCGTTGATCACAATTGGCCGGTTGGACAACGACTGCGGGCAGATCGGCACCAAGGTAATCGCGGGCAGGCTCGGATGCAGAATCGGGCCGCCAGACGCCAGAGCATACGCGGTAGAACCGGTGGGCGTGGAGACAATCAAGCCGTCGGAACGCTGGCTGTACACAAATTGCCGATCAATGAAGATTTCGAACTCGATCATGGCGCCGGTAGAGCCGCGGCTGAACACCACGTCGTTAAACGCGAGCGCCGTGGTCTGGTCTTTACTGCCTTCGCGCTTGACCACTGTTTCCAGCAAGATGCGCTCTTCGGGCACAAATGCGCCAGCCAGCATGCTGCCGATAGTTTGTTCCATATCCTTGAGCGGGATATCGGTCATGAAGCCCAGGCGGCCCTGGTTCACGCCAATGACCGGGATACGATACGGCGCAACCAACCGCGCCACGCCCAGCATGGTGCCGTCACCGCCCAGCACAATCACCAGGTCGGCCAGTTTGCCGATCGCCAGCCGATCCACCGTGGGGATATCGGTAATGCCATGTTCACTTGCTACTTCAGCTTCGATCAGCACGCGCACGCCCAGTGCCTGCAGCATCACCGACAGCTGACGCAACGGTCCACCCAGCGTAGGGGTGTTAAAGCGGCCGACCAGCACAATGGTTTTAAATAGGCTCTGCATGGCTTGATCCAGACAAATACGGCTGCATTTAACCACAAGGGGGTGGCGCTTGGCACTCTCGCTCCAGTTTGATAGACACGAGGCCAACAGATGATGGCGAGATAATTAACGCCAACCATCAATCCACATTAGAATCGGATCATGCTTAGCGATCGTGCACAAATCCTTCTGAAAACTCTGGTTGAGCGATATATCGCCGACGGCCAACCTGTCGGCTCGCGCGCCTTGTCGCAATATTCGGGTCTCGATATCAGTTCGGCCACCATCCGCAATGTGATGGTCGATCTGGAACAACTTGGTTTTGTAGCCAGCCCGCACACCTCGGCCGGGCGTATTCCCACGTCTTTGGGCTATCGCTTTTTTGTCGATAGTTTGATGGCAGTGCGTCCGCTGGACAAAATCGCCGTGGATGCAGGCAGCCTGCCACTGGATAACCCGCAACGCACTATCGCCGCCGCCTCCAACTTGTTGTCGCAACTCACCCATTTTGCCGGTGTGGTGATGTCGCCGCGTCGCCAGGATGCCGTACTCAAGCATATCGAGTTTCTGCCGCTGTCGGATAAACGTGTGTTGCTGATTCTGGTAACCAGTGATGGCGATGTGCAAAACCGCATCATCCAGACGAAAAATGGCTTCCCGCCTGGCGATCTGATCGAAGCGGCCAATTTTCTGAACGTGCATTGCACTGGCAAAACCTGGCGTGGCCTGCGTTCGTTTGTGGAAAACGAAGTCCGCGCGGTGAAGGGCCAGTTGGCCGAGTTGCTCAATACAGCTGTGTTGTACGGCCAGACTGTGCTGGGTGGCGAAGCCGAAGATCTGGTGATTTCCGGTGAACGCAACTTGCTCGATAGCGACGATCTGGCCGCCAACATGGGTCGTTTACGCCAGCTGTTTGAATTGTTTGAACGCAAGACCGCCCTGCTGCAACTGATGGAACTGGGGAATCGCGCTGAGGGTGTCCAGATATTTATTGGCGGCGAATCGGGTCTGGCGCCACTGGACGAATGCTCCATCATCACGGCGCCCTATCACGCCAACGGCCAGGTGATTGGCACGCTGGGAGTGATTGGTCCGACGCGCATGGCTTATGAACGCATCATCCCGATTGTGGATGTCACTGCTAAATTGTTATCCAGCGCGCTGTCCCAATGAACCCGGAAATTTGCCTGCGCCCCGCCCGTGCGGATGATGCCAGTTGCCTGGCTGCACTTGCCATTCAGGTGTGGCTGCATACTTATGCCACCGACGGCATCCGCCCGGCGCTGGCCGATTATGTGCTGACACAGTTCACGCCACAGCACTTCGAACACTGCATCAACAACACACGCCATCGTGTCATCGTTGCCGAGCAAGGCGAACATCTGCTGGGTTACGCTTTGCTGGACTTTGATTCATACCAGCCGGCGGTGCCGCACACCTCGACAGAACTGCAAAACTTGTATGTATTGCCCCACTTCGCTCGTCAAGGGATAGGCTCTGCCTTGCTCCACGCCTGTGCCAATGCCGCGCAAGACCAGGCCGCTGATGCCACTTACTGGTTATCGGTGAACAGTCAGAACCACAATGCCCTGGCGTTTTATGCAAGTCATCAGTTCGAGCAATATGGCACCTTGTTTTTTGAGCTCGATTCGGTAAGGTACGCCAACCAGATTCTGGCCACTGTCTGAATGGGTGCACGTCATCCGGCAACGCCTCTGGCGGGTATCAGAGTCATCAAGATCAAGTATAAATAACCCACAATACGTACATAACAACCGCATGCGCTGGCGACACCCGCCGCGCGCCAGTCAAACGCAGCACAACCCCATTTCCGGATCGCCCATGTTTTTGAAGTTACGCGCCGCCTTGTTTTCCGCCACCCTGCTGGCTTTTGTTCCCGCAATCAGCCACGCCGACACCGCGTTGTTGCAACGCCCGGAAGTCCAGAGTTATCTCGATAACCTGGCTGCCACTCAGGGTTTCAATCGCGACGACCTGACCGCGCTGTTTCAACAGGTGAATACCAAGCCGAGCATTATTACGGTGCTGGATCGCCCCTCTACTGGCCGCCCGTGGTACCAGTT
This genomic interval from Silvimonas soli contains the following:
- the trpC gene encoding indole-3-glycerol phosphate synthase TrpC; protein product: MSDILKKIIATKVDEVAAARKAIPLHAIREEAESSTDQRDFVGALRAKHAAGKAGVIAEVKKASPSKGIIRADFVPAAIAESYAEHGAACLSVLTDIHYFQGSADYLKAARAACELPALRKDFMIDEYQVFEARAWGADCILLIAAELSLAQMKDLEATAHALGMAVLVEVHNGDELDLALELKTPLVGVNNRNLRTFEVSLQTTLDLLPRIDGNRIVVTESGIMDASDVALMREHNVHTFLVGEAFMRADNPGKALAGLFS
- a CDS encoding porin → MKKIMVAALAAAFLTPIAMADVTIYGSIRADVEYDSFGDLNGKSPAVSSQTRIVDSSSRIGFKGTDKWDNGWTGIWQLESGIGAAAASADSNGTKPKGFGGGAWGGRNSFIGFVAPDFGTFRAGNFDSTYKNVLTSSKLSPLFDDFLDSTDYKGKNATFSQLATRLNDNLAYESATWGGFQIRANVGLDGSPQASGSAPIYNIAALYNIGGFNASLAYQYAKDRNFAQVSGISVADTTGTTNATTGATTYNIADGAKVEGYQLAAGYTFDFGLGLGAGWEHISNEEASSYVATAATHAKSTSWNNYVVTGNYWFNPKFELQGLYSRSNKVYGVDDLTGQQYSLSGVYYLSKQTRWYTSAVGLKNDGKTTGQQFSFQNNSVSLVAKNGQTSYTVLTGLRSDF
- a CDS encoding L,D-transpeptidase family protein; this translates as MKIVIDLAAQTLCLLDEQQQVIKQYQASTAAAGIGEQQGSMQTPRGLHVVRAKIGAGLPIGAVLRGRRPTGEVHTPELAEQYPERDWILSRILWLSGCQPGFNRLGQVDSMRRYIYIHGTPDDQPMGIPASHGCVRMRNADVVELFELVKPDCQVLMLDGEPEPRQQYVANVPQNALAGLQQHLHPMTIAMPISPVPALSADAWALWSAEGRLLALATLTGSMGLMLWRAEAEGAVPDWKQLLAAIIEGARSWQWFELRILTVPAFVANAQSLDFEIVRCLPEGILLRYWLGQPQT
- a CDS encoding glycoside hydrolase family 18 protein, translating into MKRLLLLPFFVAAALAHADTVVFQDDFKGDLSQWVGQNGDGTVPMHGVIVDDPLRPGQKALKFTKKVFGGDMFSKVQFAEGKKYTLSFDYLGLCSSNCGGVVGYTADFPGRDNWLAGAAKLGGGADKLKDNKQWNTYNLDFKGKFPFHLALEHWTNGDGDAGDSLFANFKLVEKGDGGGDAKAPAAAAVVAGGVAAPTSPQFVAYYPAWAPTKSGYYVKNLETSGAASQATVINYAFANVVDNKCVVGDPDADYKTVIDAAHTLDGKVDAGTNGLFGNWNQLKQLKQKHPNLKVVISLGGWTWSKNFSDAALPKNREAFVKSCVDTFIKGNIAGKDGLAAGVFDGIDIDWEYPGSAGNEGNVVRDEDPKNYTALLAEFRKQLDALKPGYLLTVAASASSSVYGSIESDKIQQSLNWINLMTYDFAGPWDSTTGYQSNLFTGPKDRLSIDMAVKDYIEKGVQPAKLVLGVPFYGYGWVTGSMDNHGIHQAVKAKAKGTPDEGVATYAEVKAKAGDVFRDDKTKAIVKVSGNEAWVYDDPQVLKDKIDYVKKMKLGGMMAWEISQDTPDGELSGTIYNGLIKH
- the tadA gene encoding tRNA adenosine(34) deaminase TadA, coding for MSDPVLFPIAAMPESWTEAQIGFMQEALLEAARAQELGEVPVGAVVVFEGRIIGRGCNQPITTHDPSAHAEMLALRAAAQTLGNYRLPGCELYVTLEPCLMCAGAMMHARLARIIYATTDPKTGAAGSVINPFSDRRLNHHTAVVGGLLADEASAQLKAFFALRRKLQKQQRESAANPDLPLT
- the recN gene encoding DNA repair protein RecN; its protein translation is MLLSLNLKNFVIVDRLALDFAGGLSVFTGETGAGKSIVIDALGLLLGDRAEVGMVRHGTDKAELAAEFDISDLKIAKDWLAEAELTGDDADIVNLRRTLDTQGKSKAFINGTAATLAQLKTLGEMLVDIHGQHAHQLLLRPETQRNVFDAFAGASDLASQVTADWRQWQRAQEEFDAASRNAAAFEAERERLQWQINDLTELALGDNEWVELQGEHKRLQHAASLIDGVQAALLVLSDDDENCQGWLSGATRRLQELAGYDELLNPSLELLAGVDAQLSEAVSELRRYADHLELDPSRLAEVESRLDAIWSMARKYRIEPPDRLPVVLAEWSARLDELGGGEGLARLQQAAKAAQTRYEASAAKLSALRQRHAPAFAKAVTAEMKPLALADSRFEVALTATVPSAHGLEDVDFLIAHGDAPARAMGKIVSGGELSRISLGIQVITSALSGVPTLVFDEVDVGIGGRVAEIVGRMLAGLGQKHQVLCITHLPQVAACGGQHYLVSKAKNKEGIVSHVASLDNVGRVEEIARMLGGVEITETTRRHAAELLGHV
- a CDS encoding NAD kinase; the protein is MQSLFKTIVLVGRFNTPTLGGPLRQLSVMLQALGVRVLIEAEVASEHGITDIPTVDRLAIGKLADLVIVLGGDGTMLGVARLVAPYRIPVIGVNQGRLGFMTDIPLKDMEQTIGSMLAGAFVPEERILLETVVKREGSKDQTTALAFNDVVFSRGSTGAMIEFEIFIDRQFVYSQRSDGLIVSTPTGSTAYALASGGPILHPSLPAITLVPICPQSLSNRPIVINDTSEVEFLLTRNSDARVYFDNQADCELREKDRVIIRRHRNTLRILHPVGYNYYDMLRDKLHWGEKLL
- the hrcA gene encoding heat-inducible transcriptional repressor HrcA; amino-acid sequence: MLSDRAQILLKTLVERYIADGQPVGSRALSQYSGLDISSATIRNVMVDLEQLGFVASPHTSAGRIPTSLGYRFFVDSLMAVRPLDKIAVDAGSLPLDNPQRTIAAASNLLSQLTHFAGVVMSPRRQDAVLKHIEFLPLSDKRVLLILVTSDGDVQNRIIQTKNGFPPGDLIEAANFLNVHCTGKTWRGLRSFVENEVRAVKGQLAELLNTAVLYGQTVLGGEAEDLVISGERNLLDSDDLAANMGRLRQLFELFERKTALLQLMELGNRAEGVQIFIGGESGLAPLDECSIITAPYHANGQVIGTLGVIGPTRMAYERIIPIVDVTAKLLSSALSQ
- a CDS encoding GNAT family N-acetyltransferase, yielding MNPEICLRPARADDASCLAALAIQVWLHTYATDGIRPALADYVLTQFTPQHFEHCINNTRHRVIVAEQGEHLLGYALLDFDSYQPAVPHTSTELQNLYVLPHFARQGIGSALLHACANAAQDQAADATYWLSVNSQNHNALAFYASHQFEQYGTLFFELDSVRYANQILATV